Below is a window of Nocardioides sp. S-1144 DNA.
CCGCAGGCCCTGCACCCTCATCCGCCGCGCGACGTCGGCGAGGTAGTCGCCGGCGAACTCCGCGACCGGGATCGCCTGCACCTGCACCGGGGCGAGCCACGGGGGGAACGCGCCGGCGTAGTGCTCGACCAGGACGCCGAGGAACCGCTCGATCGAGCCGAACTTGGCCGAGTGGATCATCACCGGCTGCTTCCGGGTGCCGTCGGCGGCCTGGTACTGGAGGTCGAAGCCCTCGGGCTGGTTGAAGTCGTACTGGATGGTCGACATCTGCCAGGTGCGCCCGATCGCGTCCCTGGCCTGCACCGAGACCTTCGGGCCGTAGAACGCCGCGCCGCCCGGGTCGGGCACGAGCTCCAGCCCGGACTCCTCGCACGCGACCCGCAGCACCTCGGTCGCCTTGTCCCACTGGTCCTGCGAGCCGACGAACTTGTCGGGCTTGGAGTCGTCGCGGGTGGAGAGCTCGAGGTAGAAGTCGTCGAGCCCGAAGTCGCGCAGCAGCCCGAGCACGAAGTCGAGCAGGTGCTTGATCTCGCCGGGCGCCTGCTCCTCGGTGACGTAGGAGTGCGAGTCGTCCTGGGCGAAGCCGCGCACGCGGGTCAGGCCGTGGATGACGCCGGACTTCTCGTAGCGGTAGACGTGCCCGAACTCGAAGAGCCGCAGCGGCAGCTCACGGTAGGACCGACCGCGGGAGCGGTAGATCAGGTTGTGCATCGGGCAGTTCATGGCCTTGAGGTAGTAGTTCGCGCCCTCGAGCTCCATGGGCGGGAACATGCCGTCGGCGTAGTAGGGCAGGTGCCCCGACAGGTGGAAGGTGTGCTCCTTCGAGATGTGCGGGGTCCCGACGTAGTCGAAGCCCTCCTCGATGTGGCGCCGGCGGACGTAGTCCTCCATCTCGCGCTTGATGACGCCGCCCTTGGGGTGGAAGACCGGCAGGCCGGACCCGATCTCGTCGGGGAAGCTGAACAGGTCGAGGTCGCGCCCGAGCTTGCGGTGGTCGCGCTTCTCGGCCTCGGCGATCCGCTCGAGGTGCGCCTCGAGCGCCTCCTTGGACTCCCAGGCGGTGCCGTAGATGCGCTGGAGCTGCTTGTTCTTCTCGTCGCCGCGCCAGTACGCCGCCGCCGAGCGCATCAGCTTGAAGGCCGGGATCCGCTTGGTGGTGGGCAGGTGCGGGCCGCGGCACAGGTCGCTCCAGGCGACCTCGCCCCTGCGGTTGACGTTGTCGTAGATCGTCAGCTCGCCGGCGCCGACCTCGACCGAGGCGCCCTCGGCCGCCTCCGCGCCGCCACCCTTGAGGCCGATCAGCTCGACCTTGTACGGCTCGCCCGCGAGCTCGACCAGGGCGTCGGCGTCGGTGGTGACGCGCCGGGAGAACC
It encodes the following:
- the thrS gene encoding threonine--tRNA ligase; the encoded protein is MVSEINVVRVHADEREERTTATGTKAWELFADHPDVIAARVLGAGDGAEHELKDLSYELVEGDVVEGVLIESADGHDILRHSTAHVMAQAVQELFPDARLGIGPPIENGFYYDFDVATPFVPEDLDKIETRMRKIIKEGQRFSRRVTTDADALVELAGEPYKVELIGLKGGGAEAAEGASVEVGAGELTIYDNVNRRGEVAWSDLCRGPHLPTTKRIPAFKLMRSAAAYWRGDEKNKQLQRIYGTAWESKEALEAHLERIAEAEKRDHRKLGRDLDLFSFPDEIGSGLPVFHPKGGVIKREMEDYVRRRHIEEGFDYVGTPHISKEHTFHLSGHLPYYADGMFPPMELEGANYYLKAMNCPMHNLIYRSRGRSYRELPLRLFEFGHVYRYEKSGVIHGLTRVRGFAQDDSHSYVTEEQAPGEIKHLLDFVLGLLRDFGLDDFYLELSTRDDSKPDKFVGSQDQWDKATEVLRVACEESGLELVPDPGGAAFYGPKVSVQARDAIGRTWQMSTIQYDFNQPEGFDLQYQAADGTRKQPVMIHSAKFGSIERFLGVLVEHYAGAFPPWLAPVQVQAIPVAEFAGDYLADVARRMRVQGLRVEVDHSDDRFQKKIRNAQLQKVPFMMIAGKDDIEAGAVSFRYRDGRQDNGVPIDEAIARVATAVNAREQV